A region of the Sphingomonas sp. S2-65 genome:
AGCGCAACGTGGTGCCGGCACATTGCACGCTGTTCCACCATCTGGCGCCCGAGCTTGGTCCGGAACTGAAGCAGCGGCTGAGCGCGGCGACGCGAGGCGTGCCGGCGCCGGCAGCGCAGATCGCCGGCGTGCTGGACCTGGGCGGAGGCGTGGGGTTCCGGATCGAGTCGGAGGCGCTTGGCGCGGTCCGCGCCGACCTCGCGGAAGCATTCGCGCCGATGCTGGTGCCGCAGGACCGCGCGGGATGGCGGCCGCACGTCACCGTGCAGAACAAGGTGGCGCGGCCCGAAGCCAAGGCGTTGCTGGACGAACTTCGCAGCGGGTTCGAACGGCGGCCGTTGCGGATCGCGGGGTTGGCGAGCTGGTGGTATCGCGGCGGCCCGTGGGAAGCATATTCGCGTCACATGTTCGCTTGACCGCGGCGAAAGCCCCGCTTATGTCGCGCCCTCCGCCAGACAAGGCGGGCCTTGATTGGCGCCCGCGCAAACATGCGAAGGCGCCGCCCGGGGCGGAGTAGCTCAGTTGGTTAGAGCACGGGAATCATAATCCTGGGGTCGGGGGTTCAAGTCCCTCCTCCGCTACCATTAAAACGGTTGCCGCTGGTGCCTGCACAGGCCGCGCTCTTGCCAGCCGGATGTGCGGCGAGGATATAGCGCGTGGAGGCGGCATGAACCCGGCAAAGCTGTACGGCGCCATGATCCTGTGGATCGGGGACGGCACCGGCGCGCCCGATACCGTGCTGCATATCCATGCGGGCATGGTGGTGCTCTTCCTGGTGCGGATCGTGACCAAGCGATCGCTGGCGACGCTGGTGCCGCTGTCGTTCGTGTACCTTGCCGAATTCGCCAACGAGGTGATGGACTATTTCGTGCATGGCGCGGTGATGCCGGATACGCTCAGCGACGTGATCAACACGGTGTTCTGGCCGACGATGCTGTTCCTGGGCCTGCGCATCCGGCGCGCCCATGGGTTCGAGCCCAAGGGGTAGGATTTCGGCACCGGCCGTTCGTCTGCGCCACGCCGTTTGCCCACAGCATTGTGCGCGGCGCAAGCGGCCCCATGTTGCGTCGGACGCGCTCCGCCTTGTAGACGCGGGGCCAGACCTTTCCGGAAGAGTATGATGACCGCCACTCACTCCACGCGCATGCTGATCCTGGGCTCGGGCCCCGCCGGGCTTTCCGCCGCCATCTATGGCGCACGGGCGGGCATGGCGCCGATCGTGGTGCAGGGTATCCAGCCGGGCGGGCAGCTGATGACCACCACCGACGTGGAGAATTATCCCGGCTTCCGCGAAGTGATCCAGGGGCCGTGGCTGATGCAGGAGATGCAGGCCCAGGCCGAGCATGTCGGCGCGCAGATGATGTGGGACACGATCGTCGAGGTCGACGTGACGCAGCGGCCGTTCCGGATGGTGGGCGACAGCGGCACGGTTTACCTGGGCGATGTGCTGGTGATCGCCACCGGCGCCCAGGCGCGCTGGTTGGGGCTCGATTCGGAGGAGCTGCTCAAGGGCAAGGGCGTCAGCGCCTGTGCCACGTGCGACGGCTTCTTCTTCCGCGGCAAGAAGGTGGCGGTGATCGGCGGCGGCAATACCGCGGTCGAGGAAGCTTTGTACCTGACCAACCACAGCCATGACGTGACGCTGATCCACCGCCGCGATACGCTGCGCGCCGAGAAGATCCTGCAGCAGCGGCTGCACGCCAATGACCGCATCAGCGTGATGTGGAACAAGAAGGTCGAGCGCTTCATCGGCGGCGGCATGCCCGAAGGGCTGGTGGGCATCGAGCTGAAGGACATGGTGACGGGCGAAGTGTCGACGATCGAAGTCGATGGCGGCTTCGTGGCGATCGGGCATCATCCGGCGACCGAGCTGTTCCGCGGGCACATCGCGCTGGACGATGACGGCTATATCACCGTCGAGAAGGGCACGACCCGGACCAGCGTGCCCGGCGTGTTCGCGTGCGGCGACGTGATGGACAAGCATTACCGCCAGGCGATCACCGCGGCGGGCACCGGCTGCATGGCGGCGCTGGACGCCGAGCGGTTCCTGGCCGAGGCCGATTTCGAGCAGATCGCCGAAGCGGCGGAATAAGGTTCTAGGCGGTTTCGAGCGTGGCGAGGACCCGGTCGAACAGCCAGTCCTTGTCGCCTTCGCCGGCGAAGCTGTGGCTGGCGGTGTCGTGCTGCGCGATCGGGATGGCGCGGCGTACCGCATCGAAGCGAGCGCCGCGATATTCGTGGAGGAAGGCCACCGCGGTATGATCGCCGGTGGCGATCAGCAGCGTGGTGGGCACCGCCCTTTGGAGCGCCCGCGCGGCGCGGGCGGCGAGGCTTTCATCCTGAGAGCGCGTGTTGGCAGTTGCTCGCAAGCCCTTGAATAGCTTCGCTAGGTTTACGCCACCTCTGAGCAGGCGCAGCCATTGCCGCGGGTCTCTCAGCCGGGCTGCGTAGTGCGCGCGGATCGCGGCGGGCGGGGGTAGATCGCCTGCCGGCGGCACGAGCCATGGATTGGCGAGGACGAGCGCGTCGATCTCCGCGCGGTCGTGGAAGAGGATGAGCGCGGTGGCGGCATCGCAATTGCCGAACGCGACCAGCCGGTCGAGCCTGGCAGCCTTGCGGAAGGCGGCGGCGGCGTGGGCGATGTCGGAGCAGCTGCTTTCGAAGCCATGATTCTCGCCCTCGGAGTCGCCGATGCCGCGGCGGTCGAAGCGGAATATCGGATAGCCCGACATCGCCAGACGCTGGGCGAGGCGGGCCATGCCGCGATGCGCGCCCATGCGCAGCTCGTTGCCGCCCGAGACGATGAGCAGCCCGGTGCGGCCTGGAGCCTCGTCGAGTGTGCCCACCAGCGTCGCGCCTTCGCAGCGGAACGAGATCAGCCTTCGCATGCGTGGATCCAGGCGGCGATGTCGTCGGCGAGGAGGGCGGCGAGCGCCGGATCGTGATCGGGCTCGGCGCGGCGCCAGAGAGGAGTCCCGGCGGCCTGCAGGTCTGCGGGGCGCGGATCGCTATCGTAGCGGATGGTGCGAAGCGGCGAGCCCGGCGCATCGGCATAGGGTTGGGCGAGTGCGAGGGCACTCAGCAGGTCGGACGACAGGCGATTGCCGGCGATCTCGGTCGAATTCTCGAGAGACCACCAATTACCCTGATCGGGAGTACCCGGTGCCAGCGCGATACGCTTGAGCTCGCGCATCAGGTCGGCGCCGGGCTGCGGCGAGAAGTGCCAGCGGCCCCGTACGGAGGCGTGCGCGTCGATCAGCGCGCCGCTGCGGATGCTCAGCGCATAACAGGAGCGTTCCTGGCGGCGCAGGGCGTCCACCGCGCCTTGATACGCCGCGTGCAGCTGGGGGAGGCCGACGGCCTTGATTTGCACGAGGCTCTCGCCGGTGCCGGGCAGGTCGGGCAGAGCGGAGGCGATGCCGCGTTCCGCCAGCAGCCGCATCAGCGCGACGGCGAAGGTGCGGGTGCGGTTCGCTTCCTCGAACAGGGGCAGCGCGACGACGACGACCGGTCCCGAGGCTGGGCCGAAGCGAAGCATCGCTTCGCGGCCGCCGGACCAGTCGTACCAGTCGATCACCTGAGCGCCTTGTCCGCGGCGAAGCGCGTCAGCGCGCCGAAACTTTCGAGCATGTCGCCATCGACTTCGTCATCCTCGATCAGGATGCCGAGCCGGTCCTCGATCTCGGTGAGCACGCCGGCGACCGCGAGCGAATCGAGTTCGGGCAGCGCGCCGAACAGCGGCGTCGCTTCGTTGAACGCGGCGACCCGCTCCTCGCTGAGGCCCAGCACGTCGCGCAGGACCCCGCGCACCGTGTTCTCGACCTCGCCAAACCCTTCCCGCTGCAATGCCATTCCCCTGCGCGCTAATTTTCGGAGCCCTAAGGGTTGGCGGGTGCGCTGCCAAGGGTAAGGGTGGGGCATGATCGCACTGGATCCCGTTCCCCGCCCGATCGACCATCTGCCGGCTCGGGGCGCGCCCGGCGCAGTCGCGCTCGAGGACCGCGCCGGTACGCTCGATTATGCCGGGCTGGAAGCGCAGGTCGGCAGCGTCGCGCATGCCTTGTCCCGCCTGGGACTGAATGCGGGCGAGCGGGTCGCGACCTGGCTGCCCAAGACCCGCACGGCGTGCCTGATACCGTTGGCGGCGGCGCGAGCCGGGCTGGTGCATGTTCCGATCAACCCGGTGCTCAAGCGCAATCAGGTGGCCCACATCCTGGCCGATAGCGGTGCACGGACGCTGGTGACGCAGGCGGCCAGGCTCCCCGCGCTGGAGGCTGGCGATGTGCCCGCCGGTTGCCGGATAATCACGGAGGACGAACTGGAGGGCGCCGACGCGCTGCCGCCCTCCGGAGCCGATCCGGCAGCGCTGGCGGCGATCCTCTATACGTCGGGATCGACGGGGCGTGCGAAGGGCGTGATGCTGAGCCACGCCAATTTATGGCTCGGCGCCATCAGCGTGGCGCACTATCTTGAGATTCAGTCTGAAGATCTCGTGCTCGGCGTGCTGCCGCTCAGCTTCGACTATGGGCAGAACCAGCTCTTCTCGACCTGGGCGGCGGGTGCCCGGGTGATCCCGCTCGATTACCTGACAGCGCGCGATGTGGTGAAGGCAGTTGCGCGGTATGACGTCACCACCCTGGCAGGGGTGCCGCCTTTATGGGTGCAGCTGCTGGAGGCGGAGTGGCCCGTTGAGACTGCATCCAAGCTTCGCCGGTTAACCAATTCAGGTGGCGCGCTGACGCCGCGCCTGGTGCGCGGGCTGCGCGAGCGGTTCGGCGCGGCGCGGCTGTACCCGATGTACGGACTGACCGAGGCGTTTCGATCGACCTATCTTCCGCCGGCGCTGGTGGATGCCAACCCCGAATCGATCGGGCGGGCGATCCCCTTTGCCGAGGTGCTGGTGGTTCGGGCCGATGGCAGGCGAGCCGCGGTGGGAGAGCCGGGCGAACTGGTCCATGCCGGGCCGTTGGTCGCCCAGGGATATTGGCAGGATGCCGAGCGTACCGCGATGCGCTTTCGGCCCGCCCCGGACTTCGCGGAGAGCGGCGGCATTGCGGTGTGGTCGGGCGACACGGTTGTCGGAGGTGAGGATGGCCTGCTCCGCTTCGTCGGGCGCGACGACGAGATGATCAAATCGGCGGGCAACCGGATCAGCCCCACCGAAGTGGAGGAGGCCGTGCTTTCGGGCGGGGAGACCGCCGAGGCGGCGGCGTTCGGAATAGCCGATGAGAGGCTTGGCCAGGCGATCCTGGTGGTGGCGCGTGGCGACGGCAGCGGCGAGGCGGGCCTGCGCGAGCGGCTGCGGCGCGAGTTGCCGAGCTTCATGCAGCCGGCGCGCTATGTATGGCGGGACAGCCTGCCGCGGAACGCCAATGGCAAGCTCGACCGGTCGGCGCTGAAGGCGGAGATGACACGATGAAGCCAGTGGGACCAATCCCGCCGGGATATGCCGCGCAGGATGTGCTGACAGTCGCCGGGCGAACCGCCGCCGAATGGGCCGAGGAAGGAACGCCGCTATACCTGTACGACTTTGCCGTCGTGGCGGCGCGTGTGGCGGGACTGCGGACGCACCTGCCTGACGCGGTGAGCCTGCACTATGCCGTCAAGGCGAACCCGTATGAGCCGTTGGTGCGCGCGCTGGCCCCCCTCGTGGATGGGCTGGACGTGGCGTCGGCGGGCGAGCTGGCGCTGGCGTCGCGGCACAAGCCGGCCGCGGCGATCAGCTTTGCCGGGCCGGGCAAGCGCGACTTCGAACTGGAAGCGGCGATCCAGGCCGGCGCGACGCTGAACCTGGAATCGGAAGGCGAAGCGGAGCGCGCACTCGCGGCCGGGCAGCGGCTGGGGGTCACGCCGCGGCTGGCGGTGCGAGTCAATCCGGACTTCGAACTGCGCGGATCGGGGATGCGGATGGGCGGGCGTGCCTCTCCCTTCGGTGTCGATGCCGCGCGCGTGCCGGCATTGGTGAAGCGACTGACCGCGGAGGGAGCGGACTGGCGCGGGTTCCACATCTTTGCGGGCTCGCAGTCGCTGGATACCGCGGCGATCATCGAGACGCAGGCGGCGACCGTCGCGCTGGCACGGCGGTTGCGCGACGAGGCCGGTGCCATGCCGCCACTGGTGAACATCGGCGGCGGCCTCGGTATCCCTTATTTCGCGGGGGACATGGCAGTCGACGTCGCGGCGGTGGGAGAGGCGCTGGGCGGCGTCATCGAGACATTCCCGGAGACGCGATTCGCCATCGAATTGGGCCGGTACCTGGTGGGCGAAGCCGGCATCTATCTGACGCGGGTGATCGACCGGAAGGAAAGCCAGAGCGAGACCTTCCTGGTCGTGGACGGAGGGCTGCACCAGCATCTTGCCGCCACTGGCAATTTCGGGATGGTCGTGCGGCGCAACTATCCGGTGGCGGTCGCGAGTCGCATGGCGAATGCCGGCGAAGAGACGGTGAGCGTGGTCGGGCCGCTGTGCACTCCGCTCGACCGACTGGCCGACAAGGTGGTGCTGCCGAGTGCGGGCGTGGGTGACGTCATCGCGATCTTCGCGTCCGGAGCCTATGGTGCTTCCGCCAGCCCCTCCGCGTTCCTGGGACATGCACCGGTTCGGGAAGTGCTTGCCGGTATCCCGCACACCTAACAGTATTTTTACCTATCAAGCGCATAGCTGAGCCTGATCCACGCGGAAACGCGGCCGAAACATTGGTCGTAAGCAAGCCGTCTGGAAGGGAGCTCGAGCATGGGTTTGTATCGGTTTGGCAGGGTTGCGGTGGCGCTTGGCGTCACGGGGACGATCCTGTCGAGTTGCTCCAATGGAAGCCGGCCCGAGCTGCCGCCGGCGGCGTTCGTGGCGACGCGCGAGGTGCCGAGCGACGAATATGTGATCGGTCCGCTCGACCAGCTGAACGTCTTCGTGTGGCGCAATCCCGAGCTGTCGGCCAAGGTGCAGGTGCGTCCCGACGGTCGCATCACCACGCCGCTGATCAGCGACATGCCGGCAGTGGGCAAGACCCCGGCGATGCTGGCCGACGACATGAAGATCGCGCTGGGCGAGTTCATCAAGGATCCGATCGTATCGGTGATCGTCGAGAATTTCTCCGGCACCTATAGCCAGCAGATCCGCGTCGTCGGCGCGACCGAGAAGCCGGCGTCGATCCCGTATCGCGCCAACATGACGGTGCTCGACGCGATGATCGCGGTGGGTGGTTTGTCCGAGTTCGCGTCGGGCAACCGGTCGCGGCTGGTGCGCTATGACCGGCAGACCGGCAAGCAGCGCGAATATCGCGTCCGCCTGGGCGACCTGCTCAAGAATGGCGACGTGTCCGCCAATGTGAAGCTCGAGCCGGGTGACGTCGTGATCATCCCGCAGAGCATGTTCTAAGGACACTGGCGGCATGGGCAGCCTGTACGACGAACTGCGCGCGGCGCTGCATGCCGTCTGGATGCGGCGCTGGATCGCGCTGGCGGTGGCCTGGGGGGTGTGCCTGCTGGGCTGGCTGGTCGTGTCGCAGATGCCCAACAGCTACGAATCGCGGGCGCGGATCTTCGTGCAGATGCGCCAGATCCTGCCGACCGACGGGGTCACCGTCGCGCAGCAGCAAAAGGACATCGACCGGGTGCGCCAGACGCTCACCTCGGCCGTGAACCTGGACAAGGTGGTACGCTCGACCGACCTGGCGCGCACCGTGTCGAGCGAGCGTGACATCGCCGACCGGGTGGCCGGGCTGCAGAAGGCGATCAAGCTGACCGCGCAACAGGACAACCTGTTCGAGATCACCGTCACCGCGGCGAGCGGTACGCTGGCCCGGCAGATCGCGCAGAAGCTGATCGACATCTTCGTCGAGGACAATCTTGCCGACAACCGCGACCAGTCCAGCCAGTCGCTCCAGTTCCTGGAAGCGCAGCTGGATGAGCGCCAGAAGCAGCTTCAGGACGCCGAGGCCAAGCGCGCCGATTTCCAGGCGCGGTATCTGGGCGCGCTGCCCGGTACCGGGTCGCTGGACGATCGCGTGGGAGCGGCGCGCGCGCAGCTGGCCCAGATCCAGTCCGATCTGGCGGCGGCACAGAGCGGTTTAAACGCCGTGAACGGGCAGATGGCGGGTACGCCCGCCAACCTGCCGGGCGCGAGCGGGCAAGTGGTCGCCGGGCCGGCACGGGCGCGGCTGCAGGCGATCCAGGGACAGCTCGCCGATGCGCGCGCCAAGGGCTGGACCGACCAGCATCCCGACGTGATCGCGCTCAAGAGCCAGATGGCGTCGGCCCAGGCCGCGGCGCGCAGCGAGCCGGTGACGAGCGGCGCGGCGGCGGGCACGTCGAATCCCTATTATCTGGGGCTCAAGTCGATGCAGGCCGACAAGGCTTCGCAGGTGGCGGCGCTGAACGAGCGGCGCAACCAGATCGAAAGCGACCTGGCGCAGCTCCAATCGAAGATGCAGCAGGACCCGGGCGTCGCCGCCGAGCAGGGCGAGATCGAGCGGCAATATCAGGTGCTGAAGGATCAGTATGAGAAGCTGCTGGCGAACCGCGAGCAAGTGAAGATCTCCAGCCAGGCGCAGAACATCAGCGACGCAGTCAAGTTCAACGTCGTCGATCCGCCGACTCAGCCGCGGGCGCCGACTTCGCCCAATCGCCCGCTGCTGCTGGCGGCAGTGCTGGTCGCCGGGCTGGGTGCGGGCGTGGCGGCGGCGTTCGCGCTGGCCAAGCTCCAGACGACGTTCCCGACGGCGTCGCGGCTGGAAAAGACCAGCGGGATGCCGGTGATCGGATCGATCGGCGAAGTGCTGACGTCCGCGCAGATCGCGTTGCGGCGCAAGCGGCTGGCGCTGTTCGCCGGCGGGTTCGCGGCGCTGATGGTGGCGTTCGTCGGGCTGGTCGGCGTCGAATTCCTCCAGCGCGGCATGGGGGCCTGAGCGCATGAACGACCATAGTCCCCGCCGGCTTCGCGGATCGCTGCTGGAGCGTGCCGCCGGGCAGTTCCATTATGCCGACGCGCCGAGGCTGCCGGTCGAGCCGCTGCCGCCGCTCCGCGCCGCCGAGCCGCTGCCGGCTGCGCCGATGTTCGTGCCGGAGCCGATAGCGGCCCCGGAGCCCGCATTTGTGCCCGAGCCCGCGTTCGTGCCGGAGGCGGTGTTCGTGGCGGAGCCGGTGTTCGTGGCGCCTGTCGCGGTCGAGGATGTCGTCGCCGCGCCGGCCGAGTCCGAGCCGGTTGAAGAACTGGAACTCGGCGACGCTTTCCTCGCGCCCGAGCCGGAGGCGCAGTCGGGAGTCATCGACCGCGCGTTGCTGCGCGAGGGCGGGATGATCGTGCCGGGTGCGCCGATCACGCCGCTGGCCGAGGAATTCCGGATGGTGAAGCGCCAGCTGCTCACCACCGCGCGCGCCGTGGCGAACCAGGGCACTGCCCAGGCGGGCGACCGCGCGCGGATGATCCTGGTGTGCTCGGCGCATCCCGACGAAGGCAAGACGTTCTGCGCGATCAACCTGGCGCTTTCGATGGCGGCCGAGAAGGACATGGAGATCCTGCTGGTCGACGCCGATTTCGCCAAGCCGGACATCCTGGAGCGGCTGGGGTTGCCGGGCGGTCCCGGGTTGCTCGACGTGCTGGGGGGAAGCGTCGCCGATGCCGAGGCGTGCATCATCAGGACCGACGTGCCGCAGCTTTCCGTGCTGCCGGCGGGGACGCGGACCAACGCCGACACCGAGTTGCTGGCGAGCGACCGGGCGCGGGCGATCCTGGACGGGCTCGCCTCGGCCAATCCGCGCCGCATCGTGATCTTCGATTCGCCGCCGGCGCTGGCGGCGTCGCCGGCCTCGGTGCTGGCCTTCCATGTTGGGCAGGCGATGCTGGTGGTGCGCGCCGACAAGACCACCGAAGGCGATTTGCGCGAGGCGGTGACCACGCTCGACGCGTGCGAGCATATCCAGCTGATCCTGAACGCAGTCTCCTTCCAGCCCGGCGGACGCCGGTTCGGAAGCTATTATGGGGAAACGGCGCAATGAGCCGGCAGCTGATCCTGATCGCGCTTGCCGCATCCGCGGCGGCGCAGCCGGCCTGGGCGCAGCGCGCGCGGATCTCGCCCTATATCGAGGCGAGCCAGGTGCTCGCCGCCGATCTGGGCGATGGCGGCGATGTGCTGACCTATTCGACGCTGGGCGCCGGGTTCGATGCGTCGGTCGAGTCGCGCCGGGTGCAGGTGCAGGTCAGCTACCAATATGAGCGGCGCTTCGACTATGACGAGCCGCTGGCCGATAACGACATGCACAGCGGGCTGGCGCGGGCTAATGTCGTGGTGGCGCCCGGCGTCACGCTGGAGGGCGGGGCGATCGCGACCCGTACGCGCTCCGACATCCGCGGCGACGCACTGAACACGACGCAGGGCAATGTCCGCAACGTCAGCCAGGTGTTCTCGGCCTATGCCGGGCCGAGCGTGGCCACGCATATCGGCCCGGCCTTCGCCAACGCCGCGTACCGCTTCGGCTACACCAAGGTCGAGGAGCCATACGGTACCGGCGTTCCGGCCGGGGAGGCGCCGCTCGACCGCTATGACGATTCGACGGTGCATGTCGCCACCGCAAGCGTCGGGGTGAAGTCGGGCACGGTGCTGCCGGTCGGGGTCACCGTCAGCGGATCGTACACGCGCGAGGATGCCGGGCAGCTCGACCAGCGGTTCGAGGGCAAATACGGCCGCGGCGACGTCGTCCTGCCGGTGGCGCGCGGCGTCGCGCTTACCGCGGGCGTCGGCTATGAGCAGATCGAGATCAGCCAGCGCGACGCGCTGCGCAACGCCGCCGGCCAGCCGGTGCGCGATCGCGCGGGACGCTTCGTGACCGATCCAGGTTCGCCGCGGCGGATAGCCTATGACCTGGACGGGGTGTTCTGGGACGCCGGGGTGATCTGGCGCCCGAGCCGGCGCACCAATTTGGAGGCGCGGTTCGGCCGGCGGTACAATTCGGACACCTATACCGGATCGTTCAGCTATCAGATGGGCGCCAGCAGCGGCATCCAGATCGGCGTGTATGACAATGTCCAGACGTTCGGCCAGCAGCTGAACGGCACGCTGTCGCGGCTGCCGACCAGCTTCGTCACCACCACCGATCCTTTCGGCAACCAGTTCAGCGGCTGCATCTATGGCACCACCGGTGCCGCGGCGGGCGGATGCCTGAACGACGTGTTCGCCTCCGCCGTGACGTCGGCCTATCGCTCGCGCGGCGTGACCGGCGTGGCGGTGCTGAACCGGGGCGGGACCAGCATCGGGCTGGGGGGTGGCTATTCGCGGCGCACCTTCCTGGCGCCCGAGGATGGCGGCAGCGCGCTGCTCGACGGATCGTTCGATGAGAGCTTCTATGCCCAGCTGTTCGGATCGAGCGATGTCGGGGCGAACGGCCAGGTGAGCACCAGCCTGCTCGCCAGCTACTATAATAGCAGCCTGGGCGAGGACGGCATCTTCGGCTGGGGCGCGAACGCGGCTTACACCCACAATTTCGGAAGGCTCGGTGCGACGGCGTCGCTCGGCCTCTTCGGCTACGAACGGGACGGCGACTCCAGCGCTTCGGCGCAGGCGCTGCTGGCCCTGCGGTACGGCTTCTAAGATCGGGATGAGATGATGTACGACGATCATTATGGATTGAGCGGGCGGCCGTTCCAGCTGACGCCGGATCCCGACTTCTGGTTCGACACCGCGACGCACCGCAAGGCGATGGCGTATCTGGGCTATGGCCTGAGCCAGGGCGAGGGGTTCGTGGTCATCACCGGCGAGCCGGGCGCGGGCAAGACCACGCTGATGGGCCACCTGCTCGCCGAGATCGACCGCGAGCGGCTGAACGTCCTGAAGCTGGTGTCGACCCAGATCGCGGCGGACGACCTGCTGCGCATGGTCTGCGGCGGCCTGGAGATCGACAGCGTTGGGCTGAGCAAGGCCGAGATGCTGTCGTCGATCGAGCGCGGGCTGCACACCGTCGCGCGGTCGGGCCGGCGCACGCTGCTGATCGTCGACGAGGCGCAGGCGCTGCCGATCGACAGCCTGGAGGAGCTGCGCATGCTCTCCAACTTCCAGGCGGGCGGCTATCCGCTGCTGCAGATCTTTCTGCTCGGCCAGCCCGAGTTCCGCCATACGCTTGCCGACCAGCGGCTGGATCAGCTGCGCCAGCGCGTGATCGCGATGCACCATCTGGCGCCGATGGACGGCGACGAGGTCGAGCCCTACCTGATCCACCGCCTGTCGCGCGTGGGCTGGCGGGGCAAGCCGCGCTTCACCAACGATGCAATCGCGGCGATGCACCGCTGGTCGGGCGGCATTCCGCGCCGGCTGAACCAGCTGGCGAGCCGTGTGATGCTGTTCGGCGCGATCGAGCGCATCGACACCTTCAGCGGGCATGACGTCGCGGCGGTGATCGCCGACCTGGACAGCGACACCGCGCCGTTGCGTTCGGTGTCGCCGCGCGGGTTCGAAGATCGCTTTCCAGAGCGCGAGGCGAAGCCGGTCGCTGTCGACCTGCCGCGCGCTGCGCCCGAGCCGGCACCCACGCCGACGCCCGCAGCCGAGCGGCTGGACCGCCGCATCGGCGACGCGGCCCTGAACCGCAGGATCGGCGAGCTCGAGCAGCAGCTACAGCAGCAGGATGCGGCGCTGCGCCGCGTGCTGACGCTGCTGGTGGACTGGGTCGAGACCGGCACTGCGCCGAGCCGCCCGGATCTGGCATCGCTGCACGGCACCGCCGCCTGACATCATGATCACCAACGCCCTTTCGGTCGACGTCGAGGACTGGTTCCAGGTCGGCGCGTTCGAGACCGTGATCGATCGGGCCGATTGGGAAGGGCTGGACCGCCGCGTGGAGGCGAACACCGACCGGGTGCTCGACCTGTTCGCGGTTGGAGGCGTGACGGCGACCTTCTTCACGCTGGGCTGGGTCGCGCATCGCCACCCGGCGCTGATCCGCCGCATCGCCGACGCCGGGCACGAAGTCGCGAGTCATGGCTGGGATCATGCCCGGGTGTTCACCATGGATGCGGACGCGTTTCGGGCTGATCTGGCGCGGGCGAAGAAAGCGCTGGAGGATGCGAGCGGGACAGCCGTGACCGGCTATCGCGCGCCCAGCTTTTCAATCGATGGCCGAACACCCTGGGCGCATGCGGTGCTTGCCGAGCAGGGATACCGCTATTCCTCCAGCATCGCGCCGCTGCGGCATGACCATTACGGCGTCCCCGACGCGCCGCGCGGGACGTATCGCCCGATGCCGGACGCCGACCTGATCGAGATGCCGATCACCATTGCCACCGTGTTGGGCCGCGAAGTGACCGCCGGGGGCGGCTTCTTCCGCCTGCTGCCGAGCGCGGTGACCGAGCGGGCGATCCGCGCCGCCAATGCCGGTAGCGCACCCGCGATATTCTATTTTCATCCCTGGGAAGTTGATCCAGGGCAGCCCCGCGTTCGGAATGCACCACTCAAGTCGAAGCTGCGGCATTATGCGCGGCTCGGCGCGATGGCCGGCAAGCTGGAGAAGCTGATCGCGAGGCACCGCTGGGGGCGGATGGACGCGATCGCAGCGCGTGAAGCGGCGCGGCTGGCGTGAATGCGCCGACGTTCCCGCATGCCCTGACGCTGCGCACCGCCGATCTGGACGATGCCGGCCCGTGCGCGCGGATCGCGGCGTGGGTCGGCGACCATCCCGACGGCACGCCGTTTCACTTGCCCCAATGGAGCA
Encoded here:
- a CDS encoding 2'-5' RNA ligase family protein, which produces MTAGQPTGPAPIIVTALFGTEDFAWLDGLRRRHFPPERNVVPAHCTLFHHLAPELGPELKQRLSAATRGVPAPAAQIAGVLDLGGGVGFRIESEALGAVRADLAEAFAPMLVPQDRAGWRPHVTVQNKVARPEAKALLDELRSGFERRPLRIAGLASWWYRGGPWEAYSRHMFA
- the trxB gene encoding thioredoxin-disulfide reductase — its product is MTATHSTRMLILGSGPAGLSAAIYGARAGMAPIVVQGIQPGGQLMTTTDVENYPGFREVIQGPWLMQEMQAQAEHVGAQMMWDTIVEVDVTQRPFRMVGDSGTVYLGDVLVIATGAQARWLGLDSEELLKGKGVSACATCDGFFFRGKKVAVIGGGNTAVEEALYLTNHSHDVTLIHRRDTLRAEKILQQRLHANDRISVMWNKKVERFIGGGMPEGLVGIELKDMVTGEVSTIEVDGGFVAIGHHPATELFRGHIALDDDGYITVEKGTTRTSVPGVFACGDVMDKHYRQAITAAGTGCMAALDAERFLAEADFEQIAEAAE
- a CDS encoding hydrolase 1, exosortase A system-associated; translated protein: MRRLISFRCEGATLVGTLDEAPGRTGLLIVSGGNELRMGAHRGMARLAQRLAMSGYPIFRFDRRGIGDSEGENHGFESSCSDIAHAAAAFRKAARLDRLVAFGNCDAATALILFHDRAEIDALVLANPWLVPPAGDLPPPAAIRAHYAARLRDPRQWLRLLRGGVNLAKLFKGLRATANTRSQDESLAARAARALQRAVPTTLLIATGDHTAVAFLHEYRGARFDAVRRAIPIAQHDTASHSFAGEGDKDWLFDRVLATLETA
- a CDS encoding acyl carrier protein, with amino-acid sequence MALQREGFGEVENTVRGVLRDVLGLSEERVAAFNEATPLFGALPELDSLAVAGVLTEIEDRLGILIEDDEVDGDMLESFGALTRFAADKALR
- a CDS encoding acyl-CoA ligase (AMP-forming), exosortase A system-associated, yielding MIALDPVPRPIDHLPARGAPGAVALEDRAGTLDYAGLEAQVGSVAHALSRLGLNAGERVATWLPKTRTACLIPLAAARAGLVHVPINPVLKRNQVAHILADSGARTLVTQAARLPALEAGDVPAGCRIITEDELEGADALPPSGADPAALAAILYTSGSTGRAKGVMLSHANLWLGAISVAHYLEIQSEDLVLGVLPLSFDYGQNQLFSTWAAGARVIPLDYLTARDVVKAVARYDVTTLAGVPPLWVQLLEAEWPVETASKLRRLTNSGGALTPRLVRGLRERFGAARLYPMYGLTEAFRSTYLPPALVDANPESIGRAIPFAEVLVVRADGRRAAVGEPGELVHAGPLVAQGYWQDAERTAMRFRPAPDFAESGGIAVWSGDTVVGGEDGLLRFVGRDDEMIKSAGNRISPTEVEEAVLSGGETAEAAAFGIADERLGQAILVVARGDGSGEAGLRERLRRELPSFMQPARYVWRDSLPRNANGKLDRSALKAEMTR
- a CDS encoding pyridoxal-dependent decarboxylase, exosortase A system-associated, which gives rise to MKPVGPIPPGYAAQDVLTVAGRTAAEWAEEGTPLYLYDFAVVAARVAGLRTHLPDAVSLHYAVKANPYEPLVRALAPLVDGLDVASAGELALASRHKPAAAISFAGPGKRDFELEAAIQAGATLNLESEGEAERALAAGQRLGVTPRLAVRVNPDFELRGSGMRMGGRASPFGVDAARVPALVKRLTAEGADWRGFHIFAGSQSLDTAAIIETQAATVALARRLRDEAGAMPPLVNIGGGLGIPYFAGDMAVDVAAVGEALGGVIETFPETRFAIELGRYLVGEAGIYLTRVIDRKESQSETFLVVDGGLHQHLAATGNFGMVVRRNYPVAVASRMANAGEETVSVVGPLCTPLDRLADKVVLPSAGVGDVIAIFASGAYGASASPSAFLGHAPVREVLAGIPHT
- a CDS encoding XrtA/PEP-CTERM system exopolysaccharide export protein, translating into MGLYRFGRVAVALGVTGTILSSCSNGSRPELPPAAFVATREVPSDEYVIGPLDQLNVFVWRNPELSAKVQVRPDGRITTPLISDMPAVGKTPAMLADDMKIALGEFIKDPIVSVIVENFSGTYSQQIRVVGATEKPASIPYRANMTVLDAMIAVGGLSEFASGNRSRLVRYDRQTGKQREYRVRLGDLLKNGDVSANVKLEPGDVVIIPQSMF